In Alphaproteobacteria bacterium, one genomic interval encodes:
- a CDS encoding alpha-L-glutamate ligase yields MILVWGSLDDAPVARVVTALKAQAATLVHFDDSALGEIAFDFVFGPVIAGWLEVKGRRIEISEIQGFYLRPGEPDAGAPARTAQALITLASGLPQGVLNRPAAGLSNHAKPYQLRLIAEAGFDVPPTLLTTDSEAARSFLREHGRIVYKSLSGIRSIVATLEEGDEARLDRVRSGPVQLQAWVDGIDVRVHVVGDRWFACAVRSSASDYRYAAEGEAAELSALELPVAIGRRIVDLAHGMGLRLAGVDLRLTPEGSWVCFEVNPSPGFTWYEGATGHPIAAAIAAELIGRP; encoded by the coding sequence ATGATCCTGGTCTGGGGATCGCTCGACGATGCTCCGGTCGCGCGCGTCGTCACTGCGCTCAAGGCACAGGCCGCGACCCTGGTCCATTTCGACGATTCCGCACTGGGCGAAATCGCGTTCGACTTCGTTTTCGGTCCCGTTATCGCCGGCTGGCTCGAAGTGAAGGGCCGCAGAATCGAAATTTCGGAGATCCAAGGTTTTTATCTCCGGCCCGGCGAGCCCGATGCGGGCGCCCCTGCTCGGACGGCTCAGGCTTTGATTACGCTCGCCTCGGGGCTGCCGCAGGGCGTCCTCAACCGGCCGGCCGCGGGCCTCTCCAACCACGCCAAACCCTACCAGCTAAGATTGATCGCCGAGGCCGGCTTCGACGTTCCGCCAACGCTGCTGACGACCGATTCCGAGGCGGCGCGGTCGTTCCTCCGCGAACACGGCCGTATCGTCTATAAATCGCTGAGCGGCATTCGAAGCATCGTCGCGACACTGGAAGAAGGCGACGAGGCGCGGCTCGACCGCGTCCGGTCCGGCCCGGTCCAGCTGCAAGCCTGGGTCGACGGTATCGACGTGCGTGTCCACGTCGTCGGCGACCGGTGGTTTGCCTGCGCGGTGCGCTCGTCGGCCAGCGACTATCGTTACGCTGCAGAGGGGGAAGCGGCGGAGCTCTCGGCCCTCGAGCTACCGGTGGCGATCGGGCGGCGCATCGTCGACTTGGCGCACGGCATGGGATTGCGGCTGGCCGGCGTGGATCTGCGGCTGACACCCGAAGGCTCGTGGGTCTGCTTCGAGGTCAACCCGTCGCCCGGCTTTACCTGGTATGAGGGCGCCACCGGTCACCCCATCGCCGCCGCGATCGCGGCTGAGCTCATCGGCCGGCCCTAG